One window of Microaerobacter geothermalis genomic DNA carries:
- a CDS encoding dipicolinate synthase subunit B codes for MNLKGKTIGFGLTGSHCTFSEVIPEIEKLVNEGAKIIPIVSHTVMTTDTRFGKSEDWQGKLKEISGHEIISSIVDAEPLGPSKGLDIMVIAPCTGNTTSKLANAITDSPVLMAAKAQMRNLRPIVLAISTNDGLGLNAANIAKLLAAKHIYFVPFGQDAPNKKPNSLVSRMELIKETCEKALEGKQLQPVIVEKFKYMN; via the coding sequence GTGAATCTAAAAGGAAAGACAATTGGTTTTGGTTTAACAGGTTCCCATTGCACATTTTCAGAAGTTATTCCGGAAATCGAAAAACTGGTGAATGAAGGAGCAAAGATTATTCCCATCGTCTCGCATACCGTGATGACGACTGATACAAGATTTGGAAAATCTGAAGATTGGCAAGGAAAGTTAAAGGAAATCTCTGGGCATGAAATCATATCCAGCATCGTTGACGCTGAACCGTTAGGGCCTTCTAAAGGATTGGATATCATGGTCATTGCTCCATGCACAGGGAATACAACGAGTAAATTGGCAAACGCCATTACAGACAGTCCTGTGCTAATGGCAGCAAAAGCTCAAATGCGTAATTTGCGTCCGATTGTTTTAGCTATCTCTACCAATGACGGATTGGGCTTAAATGCAGCAAATATTGCAAAATTATTGGCAGCAAAACACATTTATTTTGTACCCTTTGGCCAAGATGCCCCGAATAAAAAACCAAATTCTCTGGTTTCCAGAATGGAATTAATCAAAGAAACCTGTGAAAAAGCATTGGAAGGAAAGCAGCTTCAACCTGTTATCGTGGAAAAATTTAAATATATGAATTAG
- the dpsA gene encoding dipicolinate synthase subunit DpsA, protein MLTGIHVAFIGGDARQLEVIKKCSELDATITLIGFDNLESNFVGATKKTLVPESLQEVDAVILPIVGTDEKGHVESIFCSNTLKLTEEHLSSLPKHCILYTGMASNYLADLCTKKQLPVIKLLDRDDVAIYNSIPTTEGAIMMAIQNTEITIHGCRLAVLGFGRTGMTLSRILQAMGAHVKVGTRKPEHVARAFEMGFLPFHINNLADEVKDLDLLFNTVPSRIVTAQVIANLPHHSLIIDLASSPGGTDFRYAEKRGIKAILAPGLPGIVAPKTAGRIIANTITRLLVEQLGIREESK, encoded by the coding sequence ATGTTAACTGGAATTCATGTCGCCTTCATCGGTGGGGATGCTCGCCAATTGGAAGTGATAAAAAAGTGCAGTGAACTTGATGCAACCATTACCTTAATCGGATTTGACAACTTGGAAAGTAATTTTGTCGGGGCAACCAAGAAAACGCTGGTACCCGAATCACTACAAGAGGTTGATGCTGTCATTCTGCCTATTGTGGGAACCGATGAAAAAGGTCATGTGGAAAGTATTTTCTGCTCCAACACATTAAAGTTGACAGAAGAACATTTATCATCTCTGCCAAAACATTGTATACTCTATACAGGGATGGCTTCAAATTATTTAGCGGATCTTTGCACAAAAAAACAGCTTCCAGTGATTAAACTTCTTGATCGGGATGATGTAGCCATCTATAATTCCATTCCTACTACAGAAGGCGCTATCATGATGGCGATTCAAAATACCGAGATCACCATACATGGTTGCCGATTGGCAGTTCTCGGATTTGGAAGAACTGGGATGACTTTGTCGAGAATATTGCAAGCGATGGGGGCCCATGTAAAAGTAGGTACGAGGAAACCAGAGCATGTTGCCAGAGCATTTGAAATGGGATTTTTACCCTTTCATATTAATAATCTGGCTGATGAGGTCAAGGATTTAGACCTTTTGTTTAATACCGTTCCATCCAGAATTGTAACTGCACAAGTCATCGCCAATCTTCCTCATCATTCACTGATCATTGATCTTGCATCAAGCCCCGGCGGAACAGACTTCCGTTATGCTGAAAAAAGAGGGATTAAAGCAATACTTGCTCCCGGGTTACCTGGAATCGTTGCTCCAAAAACAGCAGGTAGAATTATTGCCAACACGATCACTCGATTGTTAGTGGAACAACTAGGCATCCGGGAGGAATCAAAGTGA
- a CDS encoding YlmC/YmxH family sporulation protein — MRFSEFSGKEIINLDNGERIGVIGQTDLMVDPGTGKVEAIILPGVSLFGLGKKKEDIIIPWQAIRKIGPEMIIVELSARGFAAE, encoded by the coding sequence TTGAGATTTAGTGAATTTAGTGGAAAGGAAATTATTAACTTAGATAATGGTGAGCGAATTGGGGTGATCGGACAAACCGATCTGATGGTTGACCCCGGAACAGGAAAAGTGGAAGCCATTATCTTACCGGGAGTTTCCTTATTCGGGCTGGGAAAGAAAAAAGAGGATATTATCATACCATGGCAAGCCATTCGAAAAATCGGACCGGAAATGATCATTGTAGAATTAAGTGCCAGAGGTTTTGCTGCCGAATGA